The Desulfobulbaceae bacterium genome segment GGGTTTCTCTTTGACCAGAAAGTCCCTGGCCACCTCCTCTTCCACCGAGTAGGCGGTTAATGAGTAGGTCCCGGGAAGATCGACGATTTTCAGCTTGGATCCCTGAAGTTCGTAGTACCCTTCCTTCTTCTCCACAGTTACACCGGGATAATTTCCCACATGCTGCCGAGATCCGGTGATAGCATTGAACAGCGTTGTCTTGCCGGCGTTAGGATTACCCGCCAGGGCCATGGTGATTTCAAGGTTCATCGCTGCAGCCCACCTGACACTGTATAAAAAATCCTCGCCTACTCATCCACCTCTACCTCAATCAAATCCGCCTCGTTATTACGCAATGTCAAAGTGCCACCCATCACTCGCAACGCCAC includes the following:
- a CDS encoding iron transporter FeoA, translated to VALRVMGGTLTLRNNEADLIEVEVDE